Proteins co-encoded in one Balneolaceae bacterium genomic window:
- the ispG gene encoding flavodoxin-dependent (E)-4-hydroxy-3-methylbut-2-enyl-diphosphate synthase — MNPIERRKSIVVHVGDVPVGGGNPIVVQSMTNTDTADIDETVDQIDHLNQAGSELVRITVNNDDAAKAVPHIKEKLLNRGVTVPVIGDFHYNGHLLLTKYPEMAKSLAKFRINPGNTGTKTRDKNFCTIVEQAIKYDKPVRIGVNWGSLDQQLLAQKMDENNERENPKSSKAVMLDTMVESARRSTELAEDVGLPSNKIIVSCKMSGVQDLINVYQRIAEDLDYPLHLGLTEAGMGMKGTVASSVALAVLLQKGIGDTIRVSLTPMPGADRAEEVRISQQILQSMGIRNFIPQVTACPGCGRTKSTYFQELADEIQKYIVEEMPIWREIYPGVEDLNVAVMGCVVNGPGESRHANIGISLPGTFEEPKAPVYVDGDHFTTLRGDNIGAEFRKILEDYIIENYSKKEAVDA; from the coding sequence ATGAATCCAATAGAAAGAAGAAAATCGATTGTTGTTCATGTAGGTGATGTACCTGTAGGCGGAGGAAACCCGATTGTTGTTCAGAGTATGACGAACACGGATACTGCTGATATTGATGAAACGGTTGATCAAATTGATCATCTGAATCAAGCCGGTTCTGAACTTGTACGAATTACAGTGAATAATGATGACGCGGCTAAAGCTGTTCCCCATATCAAAGAGAAATTACTCAATCGGGGGGTAACTGTTCCTGTGATTGGCGATTTCCATTATAACGGGCATCTTCTGTTGACGAAATATCCCGAGATGGCAAAGTCGTTGGCCAAGTTCCGTATCAATCCGGGAAATACGGGCACCAAAACCCGGGATAAAAATTTCTGTACGATTGTTGAGCAAGCTATCAAGTATGATAAACCGGTGCGCATTGGTGTGAATTGGGGTTCGCTCGACCAACAGCTGCTCGCTCAAAAGATGGACGAGAACAATGAGCGAGAGAACCCAAAATCATCCAAAGCCGTTATGTTGGATACGATGGTAGAAAGTGCCCGTCGTTCTACGGAGTTGGCTGAAGATGTTGGGCTTCCGTCAAATAAAATTATTGTAAGCTGTAAAATGTCCGGCGTTCAGGATCTGATCAATGTTTATCAGCGAATTGCCGAAGATCTGGACTACCCGCTGCATCTTGGACTCACCGAAGCTGGTATGGGCATGAAAGGAACCGTTGCAAGTTCGGTTGCTCTTGCAGTTCTGTTGCAAAAAGGAATTGGAGATACCATTCGTGTATCTCTCACCCCAATGCCCGGAGCAGACAGGGCAGAGGAGGTTCGCATTTCCCAGCAAATTCTGCAATCGATGGGTATTCGCAATTTTATTCCGCAAGTAACAGCCTGCCCCGGATGCGGACGAACCAAGAGTACCTACTTCCAGGAGTTGGCTGACGAAATTCAGAAATATATTGTTGAAGAGATGCCGATCTGGAGAGAGATCTATCCGGGTGTGGAGGATCTGAATGTGGCCGTGATGGGTTGCGTGGTGAACGGCCCTGGTGAATCTCGGCATGCCAATATCGGAATTTCACTCCCCGGAACATTTGAAGAGCCGAAAGCTCCTGTGTATGTAGATGGCGATCATTTTACCACTCTCCGCGGAGACAATATTGGAGCCGAATTCCGAAAAATCCTGGAAGATTATATTATTGAGAACTACAGCAAGAAAGAAGCTGTGGATGCTTGA
- a CDS encoding rhomboid family intramembrane serine protease yields MYQQESFFEAFKRGFMRIPTVIRTIIAISVVVFIIQAVVGPIQVGNVSLNRYIVDYLAFDPNLFTALTQPWRFITYIFLHGGGFHLIFNMLWLWWMGRSVEETIGPRSFTVLFLGSGIGGAFFHIALSSLYGTSYVIGASGAVFGVMVAFAYMFPRVPIMLIFLPPIEARFVVAGLIALDVLFIGSGDNVARLVHLGGAGVGYLLIKAHYSGKDLSAYIRPIERLWKQTPKKPKRKRNKNMYSVSDVEIVDETDQSELDEILEKISKKGYDGLTKEEKKKLFELSKKN; encoded by the coding sequence ATGTATCAGCAAGAATCATTTTTTGAGGCTTTTAAACGCGGATTCATGCGAATCCCTACAGTCATCCGTACGATAATAGCCATTAGTGTGGTTGTATTTATCATCCAGGCTGTGGTTGGTCCGATTCAGGTTGGCAATGTATCCCTCAATCGGTATATCGTTGATTATCTTGCGTTCGATCCAAACTTGTTTACGGCCCTCACTCAGCCCTGGAGATTTATCACGTATATTTTCCTGCATGGCGGCGGGTTTCACCTGATATTCAACATGTTATGGCTTTGGTGGATGGGACGCTCCGTTGAAGAAACCATCGGGCCTCGTTCGTTTACTGTTCTTTTCCTCGGCTCGGGAATTGGCGGAGCTTTCTTCCATATTGCACTCTCATCTCTATATGGTACAAGTTATGTGATTGGAGCATCGGGTGCTGTTTTTGGAGTGATGGTGGCTTTTGCATATATGTTTCCGCGAGTTCCGATTATGCTGATTTTTCTTCCCCCCATTGAAGCAAGATTTGTTGTGGCGGGATTGATTGCGCTGGATGTATTGTTTATTGGTTCAGGTGATAATGTAGCCAGGTTGGTCCACCTTGGTGGTGCCGGAGTTGGATATCTGCTAATAAAAGCACACTATAGTGGTAAAGATCTATCGGCCTATATACGTCCTATAGAACGTTTATGGAAACAGACCCCTAAAAAACCAAAACGGAAACGAAATAAAAATATGTATTCGGTGAGTGACGTTGAAATTGTTGATGAAACAGATCAATCTGAACTTGATGAGATTCTTGAGAAAATCTCCAAAAAAGGATACGACGGCCTGACGAAAGAAGAGAAGAAAAAGTTGTTTGAATTAAGTAAAAAGAACTAA
- a CDS encoding rhomboid family intramembrane serine protease, whose amino-acid sequence MNYQDNYSPNTQFSIFPPAVKHLLIINLLVFVALVNPMLQNFLMRFGALWPIGSGLFAPWQLVTYMFLHGSFSHVLFNLFALWIFGQGIENFWGTKRFTIYYFLTGIGAALLHMWIGGSGAPTVGASGAVYGILLAFGMMFPDRYIMLLIPPVPIKAKYFVAIFGAIELFSGLMRPDSGIAHFAHLGGMIVGFILIKYWGLKGEGSY is encoded by the coding sequence TTGAATTACCAGGATAATTATTCTCCCAATACTCAATTCTCAATTTTTCCACCGGCAGTTAAACATCTGCTGATTATTAACCTTTTGGTTTTTGTAGCATTAGTAAACCCGATGCTGCAAAACTTCCTGATGCGATTTGGTGCTTTGTGGCCTATCGGATCAGGCTTATTTGCCCCATGGCAGTTGGTTACGTACATGTTTCTGCATGGCAGCTTTAGCCATGTTCTGTTCAATCTGTTCGCTCTTTGGATTTTTGGCCAGGGCATTGAGAACTTCTGGGGTACAAAACGATTTACCATCTACTATTTTTTAACCGGAATTGGAGCTGCACTCCTCCACATGTGGATCGGCGGTTCAGGTGCTCCAACAGTGGGTGCTTCCGGAGCTGTTTATGGAATATTGTTAGCATTCGGTATGATGTTTCCCGATCGTTACATCATGCTACTTATACCACCGGTTCCCATAAAGGCCAAATATTTTGTTGCGATATTTGGGGCGATTGAACTTTTTTCTGGTTTAATGAGACCCGATAGCGGCATTGCCCATTTTGCCCATTTAGGCGGAATGATTGTAGGATTTATCCTGATTAAGTACTGGGGCTTGAAGGGCGAAGGGAGTTATTAA
- a CDS encoding NAD(P)/FAD-dependent oxidoreductase, giving the protein MNRTQDQFDVIVVGAGMGGLTAASLLANDGYSVLVLEAAHVPGGCSSSYKRKGYIFESGATTLIGFDDNQPLKILENRLGLRLPKKPIDPSMTVYQDDKKITRWYDREKWITESKEHFGEETEQEEFWKLAFKISDIIWKVSGKNNFFPPLNFAEGIQLLKNDIRDLWVLPYAIKSVKETALNVGISNPQFYRFLDEQLMISAQSTSSDTPFLFGAPAITYTNYTNFYVPGGLIKMVEALQEYIEEKGSEIHTMEKVQSIEKSGTDFIVRTSKSKLYRAKSVISNLPVWNMPEITTGKMAEYFRDESAKYQNAWGAFTLGVVTDDPYPEEMSLHHQIHVDKEEPIRGLESGSIFVSLSEREDLERAPSGERVLNVSAHTTPSYWFNLNGDYDARKKHVQDRVVDILKEKLPGFSKADVKLVFSASPVTWQKWVHRKKGRVGGIPQSMLRSLTDWTPAQTPFDGLFLCGDTVFPGQGIPGVTLSGINVYLRIIKTFNNRKFFELPG; this is encoded by the coding sequence ATGAATAGAACTCAAGATCAGTTTGATGTTATCGTAGTCGGAGCCGGTATGGGAGGATTGACAGCAGCCAGTCTGTTAGCCAATGACGGATATTCCGTACTTGTGCTTGAAGCAGCACATGTTCCCGGGGGATGCAGTTCCTCCTATAAAAGAAAGGGCTATATTTTTGAATCGGGTGCCACAACCTTAATTGGGTTTGACGATAATCAGCCTCTCAAAATTTTAGAAAACAGATTGGGTTTGAGATTACCCAAAAAACCGATCGATCCATCCATGACTGTATATCAGGATGATAAAAAGATTACGCGTTGGTATGATCGGGAAAAGTGGATTACGGAATCAAAAGAGCATTTTGGCGAAGAGACAGAACAGGAAGAGTTTTGGAAGTTAGCTTTTAAAATTTCAGATATCATTTGGAAAGTTTCGGGTAAAAATAATTTCTTTCCTCCATTAAATTTTGCTGAAGGCATACAGCTATTAAAAAATGACATTCGTGATTTGTGGGTGCTGCCCTATGCAATAAAATCTGTAAAAGAGACAGCATTGAATGTGGGAATATCAAATCCTCAATTTTATCGCTTTTTAGATGAGCAGTTAATGATTTCAGCTCAGTCAACATCTTCCGATACTCCGTTCCTTTTTGGAGCACCCGCCATCACCTATACGAACTATACCAATTTTTATGTACCGGGTGGATTGATTAAAATGGTGGAGGCTTTGCAGGAGTATATAGAAGAAAAAGGCAGTGAAATTCATACCATGGAAAAAGTACAGAGTATTGAAAAATCGGGTACTGATTTTATAGTAAGAACTTCAAAAAGTAAGCTTTATCGTGCTAAATCGGTTATTTCGAATCTGCCTGTCTGGAATATGCCAGAAATTACAACCGGAAAAATGGCTGAGTATTTTCGGGATGAATCGGCTAAATACCAAAATGCCTGGGGTGCTTTTACACTTGGAGTCGTGACTGATGATCCATACCCTGAAGAGATGTCTCTTCACCATCAAATACATGTGGATAAAGAAGAGCCTATTCGGGGATTGGAGTCTGGTTCTATATTCGTTTCACTATCAGAAAGGGAAGATTTGGAACGGGCACCATCCGGTGAACGGGTTTTAAACGTATCAGCCCACACAACACCCTCTTATTGGTTTAATCTGAACGGAGATTATGATGCAAGAAAGAAACATGTTCAGGATAGGGTTGTAGATATTTTGAAAGAGAAACTCCCTGGTTTTTCAAAAGCAGACGTAAAATTGGTATTTTCTGCATCACCCGTAACGTGGCAGAAATGGGTGCACCGAAAGAAAGGAAGAGTAGGTGGAATTCCCCAAAGTATGTTAAGGTCTTTAACGGACTGGACACCTGCTCAAACACCATTTGATGGTTTATTCCTTTGTGGTGATACTGTTTTTCCGGGGCAGGGAATTCCGGGCGTTACTTTAAGCGGGATCAATGTATATTTAAGAATCATTAAAACATTTAATAACAGAAAATTCTTTGAATTACCAGGATAA
- a CDS encoding ABC transporter ATP-binding protein encodes MAKKVIVIEELSKHYHMGQTLVRALDGVTFNIEENEYIAIMGPSGSGKSTLMNLIGCLDTPTEGEYVLNGQRVSELNDAELAQIRNREIGFVFQTFNLLPRTDCLSNVELPLIYSGMKSSSRKEKATSTLTKVGLGDRLDHKPNELSGGQRQRVAIARALVNDPSILLADEPTGNLDTKTGHEIMLLFEELYRAGNTIIVVTHENEIADHARRIIRLRDGKIESDQKVENPTLANADIYQEA; translated from the coding sequence ATGGCAAAAAAAGTAATAGTAATTGAAGAGTTGAGTAAACACTATCACATGGGACAAACACTTGTGAGAGCCCTGGATGGTGTTACTTTTAACATTGAAGAGAATGAATACATTGCCATTATGGGGCCATCCGGATCAGGTAAATCTACCCTAATGAACCTTATTGGATGCCTCGATACACCCACTGAAGGCGAATATGTATTAAACGGACAGCGAGTAAGTGAACTCAATGATGCGGAACTTGCTCAAATTAGAAACCGGGAAATAGGATTCGTATTTCAAACATTTAATCTTTTGCCCCGTACGGATTGCCTGAGTAATGTAGAACTGCCTCTCATATACTCAGGAATGAAAAGTTCATCCAGAAAAGAAAAAGCTACAAGTACGCTGACTAAAGTGGGCCTTGGTGATCGTCTGGATCACAAACCCAATGAACTTTCCGGCGGCCAAAGACAGCGTGTTGCCATTGCACGGGCACTTGTAAACGATCCATCAATTTTACTGGCTGATGAACCAACTGGAAATCTCGATACAAAGACAGGTCATGAGATTATGTTGCTTTTTGAAGAGCTTTACCGTGCCGGAAATACCATTATTGTTGTAACTCATGAGAATGAAATTGCCGATCACGCCCGAAGAATCATCAGGCTTAGGGACGGTAAAATTGAGTCGGATCAAAAAGTAGAGAATCCTACACTTGCTAATGCAGATATCTATCAGGAAGCATAG
- a CDS encoding efflux RND transporter periplasmic adaptor subunit, with translation MAKKSSSTKSLLKILGILLLVIVVLGVVAKTAGWLDRGPAEKTVETETVERRTITQIVSASGRIQPETEVIIRPDVSGEIIELAVNEGDFVREGDLLVRIKPDIYQAQIDNLNAALLTQQSRMEQARANMLQAEVEFEKNQRLYEQDLVSDLEYKQSLNNYEAQKANFKAAEYQIESARAQLRQAEEELEQTVVRAPQAGTITQLTVEQGERVLGQAQMSGTEMMRVARLEQMEIEVDVNENDIVNVSLADTASLEVDAYPNRSFEGVVTEIANSAEVSGQGSAEQITNYKVKIRITTPHNLDQSPADFVAMNVSENPAEDFIPNFKPGMSATVDIKTNTVYDVISVPIQSVTVRDFASDTTARSDSTTSVNSSPNPMGSREDFRKVVFVNNNGTAERVEVETGISDNAYIQVMSGLKGGQEIVTGSYRVLSRELADGDKINVDNN, from the coding sequence ATGGCAAAAAAGAGTTCATCAACAAAGAGTTTGTTAAAAATTCTCGGCATTCTTCTTCTTGTGATAGTCGTGCTGGGAGTAGTAGCAAAAACGGCCGGTTGGTTAGATCGCGGGCCGGCGGAGAAAACAGTTGAGACGGAGACCGTTGAACGAAGAACAATCACTCAAATCGTATCTGCATCGGGCCGGATTCAACCCGAAACAGAGGTGATTATACGCCCGGATGTATCGGGAGAGATAATAGAGTTAGCAGTTAATGAGGGTGATTTTGTAAGAGAAGGGGATCTGTTGGTACGTATCAAACCAGATATCTACCAGGCACAGATTGATAATCTGAACGCCGCACTGCTTACCCAACAATCCCGAATGGAACAGGCCAGGGCAAATATGCTTCAAGCCGAAGTTGAATTTGAAAAGAATCAACGACTTTACGAACAGGATTTAGTATCAGACTTAGAGTACAAACAGTCCCTGAATAATTATGAAGCTCAGAAAGCAAACTTTAAAGCTGCTGAGTATCAAATTGAAAGTGCTCGTGCGCAGTTAAGACAGGCAGAAGAAGAACTTGAGCAAACAGTGGTACGCGCACCCCAGGCTGGAACAATTACACAACTTACTGTTGAACAGGGAGAACGAGTTTTGGGACAGGCTCAAATGTCTGGTACCGAGATGATGCGAGTTGCCCGCCTGGAACAGATGGAGATAGAAGTAGATGTGAATGAGAATGATATTGTAAATGTAAGTTTAGCTGATACGGCAAGTTTGGAAGTGGATGCTTACCCGAACCGATCATTTGAAGGTGTGGTTACCGAAATTGCGAACTCTGCCGAAGTTTCCGGACAAGGATCGGCAGAACAGATTACTAATTATAAGGTGAAAATAAGAATTACAACACCTCACAACCTCGACCAGTCACCGGCTGATTTTGTAGCAATGAATGTGAGCGAAAATCCAGCAGAAGATTTTATACCCAATTTTAAACCGGGAATGTCTGCTACGGTTGATATAAAAACGAACACCGTTTACGATGTAATTTCTGTACCGATCCAATCAGTGACAGTCCGCGATTTTGCCTCTGATACAACTGCCCGGTCCGATTCAACAACTTCAGTCAATAGCTCTCCAAACCCTATGGGTAGCCGTGAAGACTTCAGAAAGGTTGTATTTGTGAATAACAATGGTACAGCAGAAAGGGTAGAAGTTGAAACCGGAATCAGTGACAATGCCTATATACAGGTCATGAGTGGCTTAAAGGGTGGACAGGAGATCGTAACAGGCAGTTACAGAGTCCTTTCTCGTGAACTTGCTGATGGAGATAAAATTAACGTAGATAATAATTAA
- a CDS encoding TolC family protein, which translates to MKRIFFLLTCFLIIPLVTFSQAKQITLQEAIDIALENNYQLKQAENNLGLAESSIKSEYADFLPSVSGNLSSSRTAGQQFIFDRFSEGLDPFVNVTSQSISGRVGADITIFDGFNNIRSLRASQQSKISSEESLKRARENVIFNTASRYLQILLDMQLLEIAEENLVTSQRQLEQIEAKVEVGSLPTVDLYNQQAQVANDELSVTQRRNSLNMSKLFLVRQLQIEPQGDYEFVVPDISENENPEMLSSFDLNELVDQALMKRSDIKSEVADINNLRYQLKIARGNLYPTISASAGFSSRYSDQYSLAGEEVPFEDQFFDQQVNRSLGLSVSIPIFNNWNRMNNIQSAQVQLKNAELSLDNTKLQVIQEVTQAYNDYSSYVQEFNAAEKSLTASEKAFETQQERYNVGASTLIELSQAQANFVEAQSNYTQARYNLIFQEKLLNYYLGQFTGEDVEF; encoded by the coding sequence ATGAAAAGAATATTCTTTCTACTTACGTGTTTTCTGATTATACCGTTGGTTACTTTTTCTCAAGCTAAACAGATTACCCTTCAAGAAGCTATTGATATAGCACTCGAAAATAATTACCAGCTCAAGCAGGCCGAAAATAACCTGGGTTTAGCAGAGAGTAGCATAAAAAGTGAATATGCGGACTTTCTTCCATCTGTTTCGGGGAATTTAAGTAGCTCAAGAACTGCAGGACAGCAATTTATTTTTGATCGATTTAGTGAAGGTCTTGATCCTTTTGTAAATGTTACTTCTCAATCTATTAGTGGAAGGGTTGGAGCAGATATCACAATTTTTGACGGATTTAATAATATTCGATCATTGAGAGCAAGTCAACAGTCGAAAATTTCGAGCGAGGAAAGCCTCAAAAGAGCAAGAGAAAATGTAATTTTTAATACCGCCTCCAGATATTTGCAGATATTGTTGGATATGCAACTCTTAGAAATAGCAGAAGAAAATCTGGTAACCTCTCAACGGCAATTGGAACAGATAGAAGCTAAAGTAGAAGTAGGCTCGCTTCCAACTGTGGATCTTTATAACCAGCAAGCACAGGTTGCTAATGATGAACTTAGCGTTACACAGCGCCGGAACTCACTGAATATGAGTAAGTTATTTCTGGTTCGTCAGCTACAGATTGAACCGCAGGGGGATTATGAATTTGTTGTCCCAGATATTTCTGAAAATGAAAACCCGGAGATGCTAAGCAGTTTCGATTTAAATGAGTTAGTAGATCAGGCACTGATGAAGCGCTCTGATATAAAGAGTGAAGTTGCTGATATAAACAATCTTCGTTACCAACTGAAAATAGCCAGAGGGAATTTATATCCTACTATTTCGGCAAGTGCCGGTTTTTCATCACGATATAGTGATCAGTATTCATTAGCAGGAGAGGAGGTGCCTTTTGAAGATCAGTTTTTTGATCAACAAGTAAACCGTTCGCTTGGCCTGTCGGTAAGTATTCCGATTTTCAATAACTGGAATCGGATGAATAATATTCAGTCAGCCCAGGTGCAATTGAAGAATGCAGAATTATCGCTGGATAACACAAAACTTCAGGTAATCCAGGAAGTTACTCAAGCCTATAATGATTATTCATCGTACGTTCAGGAGTTTAATGCAGCAGAAAAATCTTTAACTGCAAGCGAAAAAGCATTTGAGACTCAACAAGAGAGATATAATGTTGGAGCAAGTACTCTGATTGAGCTCAGTCAGGCACAAGCAAACTTCGTGGAAGCACAATCGAATTACACACAAGCAAGATATAATCTAATTTTTCAGGAGAAATTGCTTAACTACTATCTGGGGCAATTTACCGGTGAAGATGTAGAATTTTAA
- a CDS encoding phage holin family protein → MAEEEQNFKKTKRRIKDEVRQYVEKRMELLSLTIAEQVSRILAESFQQVLGLFILSFALFFFWFAIGFWVGEMIGNLSAGFAISALPLFLIGYVLMNARSKRITEKVQSQLISKVIDDISNEEEPEKIEGETVEQK, encoded by the coding sequence ATGGCAGAAGAAGAACAAAATTTTAAAAAAACTAAACGGCGAATTAAGGATGAGGTGCGTCAGTACGTTGAAAAGCGCATGGAATTGTTATCATTAACAATTGCTGAGCAAGTTTCACGAATTCTTGCCGAATCATTTCAACAAGTTCTTGGATTGTTTATTCTAAGTTTTGCACTGTTCTTCTTTTGGTTTGCCATAGGTTTTTGGGTTGGAGAAATGATTGGAAATTTAAGTGCAGGATTTGCAATATCGGCTTTGCCACTTTTTCTAATTGGATATGTATTAATGAATGCGCGCTCAAAAAGAATTACAGAAAAAGTTCAATCACAGCTTATCAGTAAAGTAATTGATGATATTAGCAACGAGGAAGAACCTGAAAAAATTGAAGGGGAAACCGTTGAGCAAAAATAA
- a CDS encoding ABC transporter permease → MNIIEVLKQAFDSIRANKLRSSLTLLAISVGVFAIISANTAVLVLDTYFKDTLSLMGGDVISISKYPSIRMGPTDWDEYRNRQDITIEQMETLREMAESASGVGPNRSYTTTRVSYEEEQTEPNINIRGGNEEYLANNAYDIESGRNFTQADIDYLRPVAIIGADVVTALFEQVEPIGKTIRVEGRPYTVVGVTEAKGNVFGNTLDRFVVIPYTLMAGLYGRNQNIGIQVRAGSIGKVEEVIDDLTGILRAIRKVEPGAENDFEISTNESLGGVFDQFTGILYMVGFVIGGIVLLGAGIGVMNIMLVSVTERTREIGVRKAVGATKKAIISQFLMESIAICQIGGAIGILIGVGLGNAAAVWLEASVVIPWSAAAGGVIGMTIVGIVFGVYPAYKAAQLDPIESLRYE, encoded by the coding sequence ATGAACATTATTGAAGTTTTAAAGCAGGCATTTGATTCTATACGAGCCAATAAACTTCGCTCGTCTCTCACATTATTGGCTATCTCTGTGGGAGTATTTGCAATCATTAGTGCAAATACAGCTGTTTTGGTATTGGATACATATTTTAAAGATACTCTTAGCCTGATGGGGGGAGACGTAATTTCCATTTCAAAATATCCATCCATCAGAATGGGACCGACTGATTGGGATGAATACAGAAACCGGCAGGATATTACTATCGAACAGATGGAAACGCTCCGGGAAATGGCTGAATCTGCCTCAGGTGTAGGTCCCAACCGTTCCTACACTACAACACGAGTTTCTTACGAAGAGGAACAAACAGAACCCAATATTAACATTCGCGGCGGGAACGAGGAATACCTGGCCAATAATGCATACGATATTGAGAGTGGCCGAAACTTTACACAAGCAGATATTGATTATCTGCGGCCCGTGGCAATTATCGGGGCCGATGTTGTAACAGCTCTTTTTGAACAAGTAGAACCGATTGGAAAAACAATTCGGGTTGAAGGACGCCCTTATACCGTTGTTGGGGTAACAGAAGCAAAAGGAAATGTTTTTGGTAATACACTCGATCGGTTTGTTGTGATTCCATATACATTAATGGCGGGTTTATATGGCAGAAATCAGAATATAGGAATACAGGTACGAGCCGGTTCCATAGGTAAAGTTGAGGAAGTTATCGATGATCTGACCGGCATATTAAGAGCCATCAGAAAAGTTGAACCGGGAGCAGAAAATGATTTTGAGATTTCAACTAACGAGTCACTTGGCGGTGTATTCGATCAGTTTACAGGAATATTATACATGGTAGGATTTGTAATCGGTGGAATTGTGTTACTGGGTGCCGGTATCGGTGTGATGAATATTATGCTTGTTTCCGTTACGGAAAGAACCCGTGAGATCGGTGTAAGAAAAGCAGTTGGTGCTACCAAAAAAGCGATTATCTCTCAATTTTTGATGGAGTCGATTGCCATTTGCCAGATAGGAGGGGCCATTGGTATTCTAATTGGAGTCGGTTTAGGAAATGCAGCCGCTGTTTGGCTTGAGGCGAGTGTTGTTATTCCCTGGAGTGCTGCTGCCGGAGGTGTTATTGGAATGACTATTGTGGGTATTGTATTTGGAGTTTATCCAGCTTATAAAGCGGCTCAATTAGACCCGATAGAAAGTTTACGGTATGAATAG
- a CDS encoding ABC transporter permease — MNRILISFIEGSKIAISAIWTNKTRAILTTTCIVIGIVSVTAMNTISDGIDRSFEESMDILGRNVVYVDKWPWGFGGEYKWWEYRNRREMRLSYVEDLRQLATSASNVSASSNRNTSIRYDDKIAENVELSGVTQSHFQTAGLDIADGRAFSEAEVDRASRVVVLGSSVVDVLFLNNEDPLGKNVRINGQRFTVIGVLESRGSFLGLEDVDNQMIIPITAFGTLYSLRNGIQLAVQFSSEEMMEEGEYEVIGAMRQIRRLDPLEDNDFAINKAALFEQEFQSMKIAIYGIGIFLTGLALFVGGIGVMNIMFVSVKERTKEIGIRKAVGAKSWEILLQFLMEAIVICFVGGVIGVLLSIGVTELINQFFIAYLNWTTVLNAILICAFVGILFGYIPSRKAAKSDPIESLRYE; from the coding sequence ATGAACCGAATTCTAATCAGTTTCATTGAGGGATCTAAAATAGCGATATCTGCTATTTGGACAAACAAAACCCGGGCAATTCTTACCACAACCTGTATTGTGATCGGTATTGTATCTGTGACCGCTATGAATACCATCTCCGATGGTATTGACCGATCTTTTGAAGAGAGCATGGATATACTGGGAAGAAATGTTGTATATGTAGATAAATGGCCCTGGGGATTTGGGGGTGAATATAAGTGGTGGGAGTATAGAAACCGCCGGGAGATGCGGTTATCTTACGTTGAAGATTTACGGCAATTGGCGACCTCGGCATCAAATGTTTCAGCCTCAAGCAACAGGAACACCTCTATAAGATATGATGACAAAATCGCCGAAAATGTAGAGTTAAGTGGGGTAACTCAGAGTCATTTTCAGACAGCAGGTTTGGATATCGCTGATGGACGTGCATTTAGTGAGGCCGAAGTAGACCGTGCTTCTCGGGTAGTTGTTCTCGGCAGTAGTGTTGTTGATGTTCTATTTCTTAACAACGAAGATCCTCTGGGAAAAAATGTGAGAATTAACGGACAACGGTTTACTGTTATTGGAGTTCTTGAAAGCCGGGGTAGTTTCCTGGGACTTGAGGATGTTGACAACCAAATGATCATACCAATTACAGCTTTTGGTACACTTTACAGTCTCCGCAATGGAATTCAGTTAGCGGTTCAATTTTCCAGCGAAGAAATGATGGAAGAGGGTGAGTATGAAGTGATTGGAGCTATGCGACAAATCCGCCGGTTAGATCCTCTTGAAGACAATGATTTTGCAATTAACAAGGCAGCTCTGTTTGAGCAGGAATTTCAAAGTATGAAGATTGCTATTTATGGTATTGGAATTTTCCTTACAGGCCTGGCTCTTTTTGTTGGCGGTATCGGTGTGATGAATATTATGTTTGTTTCTGTAAAAGAACGCACAAAAGAGATCGGAATACGGAAAGCTGTCGGGGCAAAATCGTGGGAAATTCTGTTACAATTCTTAATGGAAGCAATAGTGATCTGTTTTGTTGGCGGAGTTATTGGAGTATTATTGTCAATCGGTGTAACTGAATTGATTAACCAATTTTTTATTGCATATCTGAACTGGACAACTGTTCTGAATGCAATTTTGATCTGTGCGTTTGTAGGTATTTTATTTGGGTATATACCCTCAAGAAAAGCTGCTAAATCAGATCCAATAGAATCCCTGAGGTATGAGTAG